The Bacteroidales bacterium region TTATTAAATAAATCAACGCTTATGATAAAGAAACCTTTATTAGTAAAAAAAGTATTTCATGAAATCTTTTTTCTTAAATCTAGAGACTGGTAAAGTTTCGTTGTTATACAATTGCACCATGGTTAGATTATTTTTTCGAATGATTCCTTTAATGAATTGGACGTTTACGATATGTTGATTATGTATGCGAATAAATCCTTCGTCTTGTAATAATTTTTCGTAGTATTGAAGAGGTTTACTGCTCATTGTGCTACTTCCGTTCGACAGGTTAAAAATGGAATAGCTACCAGAGGAAGAAATATACATTACTTCTTTTAAAGGTAAAGACTCATATTTATAATTATTAGAAATTAAAATTTTTTGTATGGATTTCCTTTCAAGGTAGTAATTCGAAGCCATTGAAATGTTCGGTTTATAATCTGTATTTTGGCCTTCAGTATGGGATTGAATGAAGTTTTCAAGAGCTTCTTGGAGTTCATGGTAATCTATGGGTTTTAAGATATAGTCAATGGCTGATAGTTTAATTGCTTTGATAGCAAATTTTTCATAGGCTGTAATAAATATGATGGCAAAAGGAATTTTAGGAAATTCATCTAGTAGTTCAAAAATATTACCATCTGCT contains the following coding sequences:
- a CDS encoding LytTR family DNA-binding domain-containing protein; protein product: MKAYIIEDDPITVEVLKNELIKLEFEIVGVADSIAQVRKDLFKLKIDLCLADIQLADGNIFELLDEFPKIPFAIIFITAYEKFAIKAIKLSAIDYILKPIDYHELQEALENFIQSHTEGQNTDYKPNISMASNYYLERKSIQKILISNNYKYESLPLKEVMYISSSGSYSIFNLSNGSSTMSSKPLQYYEKLLQDEGFIRIHNQHIVNVQFIKGIIRKNNLTMVQLYNNETLPVSRFKKKDFMKYFFY